A stretch of the Actinoalloteichus fjordicus genome encodes the following:
- the menB gene encoding 1,4-dihydroxy-2-naphthoyl-CoA synthase produces MTDPAHSSIELACDWRSAGEYQDIRYEVAEGIAKITINRPEVRNAFRPKTLFELSDAFNRARDDDQIGVIILTGQGDLAFCSGGDQRIRGDDGYIGHDPNDPVATKGIGRLNVLDLQVQIRRTPKPVIAMVAGYAIGGGHVLHIVCDLTVAADNARFGQTGPQVGSFDGGYGSGLLARIVGQKKSREIWYLCRQYDAAEAEEMGLVNTVVPLAELERETVNWARQMLRHSPLALRMLKASHNAVDDGLAGVQQLAGDSTLLFYMTEEAQEGRNAYREKRAPDFDKFPKRP; encoded by the coding sequence GTGACCGATCCCGCGCACTCCTCCATCGAACTCGCCTGTGACTGGCGATCCGCAGGCGAGTACCAGGACATCCGGTACGAGGTCGCCGAAGGCATCGCGAAGATCACGATCAACCGCCCCGAGGTTCGCAACGCCTTCCGGCCGAAGACGCTCTTCGAGTTGTCCGACGCGTTCAACCGGGCCCGCGACGACGACCAGATCGGTGTGATCATCCTCACCGGGCAGGGCGACCTGGCGTTCTGTTCCGGTGGTGACCAGCGCATTCGTGGCGATGACGGCTACATCGGGCATGACCCGAACGACCCGGTCGCCACCAAGGGCATCGGCAGGCTCAACGTGCTCGATCTCCAGGTGCAGATCCGGCGGACCCCCAAACCGGTGATCGCCATGGTTGCGGGCTACGCCATCGGCGGCGGACACGTCCTGCACATCGTGTGCGACCTGACCGTCGCGGCGGACAACGCCCGCTTCGGCCAGACCGGGCCGCAGGTCGGCTCCTTCGACGGCGGCTACGGCTCCGGCCTGCTGGCCAGGATCGTCGGGCAGAAGAAGTCCAGAGAGATCTGGTACCTGTGCAGGCAGTACGACGCCGCGGAGGCCGAGGAGATGGGGCTGGTCAACACGGTCGTCCCGCTCGCCGAGCTGGAGCGCGAGACGGTGAACTGGGCCCGGCAGATGTTGCGCCACTCGCCGCTGGCACTGCGGATGCTCAAGGCCTCGCACAACGCCGTCGACGACGGGCTGGCAGGCGTGCAGCAGCTCGCGGGCGACTCGACGCTGTTGTTCTACATGACCGAGGAGGCCCAGGAGGGGCGCAACGCCTATCGGGAGAAGCGCGCTCCCGACTTCGACAAGTTCCCGAAACGACCGTGA
- the menE gene encoding o-succinylbenzoate--CoA ligase: MTRKSLVALDTDHTARTTGLVVDAVARALDGGPALLPLPADPEDERARLVAALRPDQPVDDDAVAVIVPTSGSTGTPKGVLLTAAALRASATATHDRLGGAGRWLLALPVRHIAGIQVVTRSLLAGAAPVVLDSAAGFRPDRFAAAAQATLADGGRCYTSLVPTQLSRLVTEGGAGLAALRRFDAVLCGGAATPPALLARALAEGVAVRTTYGMSETAGGCVYDGLPLADVGVRPAPGTGPAPVALAGPMLALGYRLDPEGSAAAFVDGWFQTGDLGEVDEHGVLQVLGRADDLINSGGVKIAPVLVEQVLTAQPGVAEACVVGLGDPEWGELVAAVVVPVDAASPPETAGLLAAVRDRLGAASTPKICRVAPSLPVRGPGKVDRLAVRALLLDRRDGRDGRDG, encoded by the coding sequence GTGACACGAAAATCGCTTGTGGCCCTGGACACCGACCACACGGCGCGGACGACCGGGCTGGTGGTCGACGCCGTGGCGCGGGCACTGGACGGCGGTCCCGCCCTGCTGCCGCTGCCTGCCGACCCCGAGGACGAGCGGGCCAGACTCGTGGCCGCGCTGCGTCCGGACCAGCCGGTGGACGACGACGCCGTAGCCGTGATCGTGCCCACCTCGGGATCCACCGGCACCCCCAAGGGCGTGCTGCTCACCGCCGCCGCCCTCCGGGCCTCCGCCACGGCGACCCACGATCGGCTGGGCGGAGCCGGTCGCTGGCTGCTCGCGCTGCCGGTGCGACACATCGCGGGCATCCAGGTGGTCACCCGCTCGCTGCTCGCGGGCGCGGCGCCGGTCGTGCTCGACTCGGCAGCGGGCTTCCGTCCCGACCGCTTCGCTGCTGCGGCGCAGGCGACGCTCGCGGACGGCGGACGCTGCTACACCTCGCTGGTGCCGACCCAGCTCTCCCGGCTGGTGACCGAGGGCGGCGCGGGCCTGGCCGCCCTGCGTCGCTTCGACGCGGTGTTGTGCGGCGGGGCGGCCACCCCGCCCGCGCTGCTGGCCAGGGCGCTGGCCGAGGGGGTCGCGGTGCGCACGACCTATGGCATGAGCGAGACCGCGGGCGGCTGCGTCTACGACGGGCTGCCCCTCGCCGACGTCGGTGTCCGGCCTGCTCCGGGCACCGGTCCGGCGCCGGTGGCGCTCGCGGGCCCGATGCTGGCCCTCGGCTACCGCCTCGATCCCGAGGGAAGTGCGGCGGCGTTCGTCGACGGCTGGTTCCAGACCGGCGATCTCGGGGAGGTCGACGAACACGGCGTCCTCCAGGTCCTGGGACGCGCCGACGACCTGATCAACAGCGGCGGGGTCAAGATTGCCCCGGTGCTGGTGGAGCAGGTGTTGACCGCGCAGCCCGGTGTCGCGGAGGCCTGCGTGGTGGGGCTGGGCGACCCCGAGTGGGGGGAGCTGGTCGCCGCCGTGGTGGTGCCGGTCGACGCCGCCAGTCCACCCGAGACCGCCGGGCTCCTGGCGGCCGTCCGGGACCGGCTGGGCGCGGCCTCGACGCCGAAGATCTGCCGTGTTGCCCCTTCGCTACCGGTACGCGGTCCCGGCAAGGTCGACCGGCTGGCGGTCCGCGCGCTGCTGCTCGACCGCCGAGACGGCCGAGACGGCCGAGACGGCTGA
- a CDS encoding isochorismate synthase, whose product MNTASRQALVGRLRARTVAADSDADLLAMLPNPEPVFSWVHGGEGLVGWGEAARIEVKGADRFAAAERWWSELVATAEVEDTIGRPGTGLVAFASMSFADEPGSSVLIVPRVVVGRRDGATWRTELHEGDDAPITPIVQPVRRVRVTRYSEGRLSVTDYRKAVARAVERMRAGELAKVVLAHDLVAETDSPLDQRFLLQNLAARYPSCWAFAVDGLVGATPELLLRKTGETVESRVLAGTAWPGSGESAESRLDSAKNRSEHEFAVRSLAETLRPYCTELDVPQTPSVLRLPNVAHLASEVSGRLDPAKTTGPGALLRLGHAVHPTAAVGGTPRTEAVALIAELEAMDRGRYAGPVGWIDARGDGELGIALRCAELRGSLVRLFAGCGIVSDSDPDAEVREAAAKMLPIRDALESA is encoded by the coding sequence GTGAATACTGCCTCCCGTCAGGCGCTTGTGGGCAGGCTGCGAGCACGCACAGTGGCAGCAGACTCGGATGCTGACCTGCTGGCGATGCTCCCCAACCCCGAACCGGTGTTCTCCTGGGTTCACGGTGGAGAAGGCCTGGTCGGTTGGGGTGAGGCCGCCCGGATCGAGGTCAAGGGAGCAGACCGCTTCGCGGCGGCCGAGCGGTGGTGGTCCGAGCTGGTCGCCACCGCGGAGGTCGAGGACACGATCGGCCGTCCCGGCACCGGTCTGGTGGCCTTCGCCAGCATGAGCTTCGCCGACGAACCGGGCAGCTCGGTGCTGATCGTGCCGAGAGTGGTGGTGGGCAGACGCGACGGAGCCACCTGGCGGACCGAACTCCACGAGGGCGACGACGCTCCGATCACGCCGATCGTCCAGCCGGTGCGTCGGGTGCGGGTGACCCGCTACTCGGAGGGCAGGCTCTCGGTCACCGACTACCGCAAGGCGGTCGCGCGAGCGGTGGAGCGCATGCGGGCGGGCGAGCTGGCGAAGGTGGTGCTCGCGCACGATCTCGTCGCCGAGACGGACTCGCCGCTGGATCAACGCTTCCTGCTGCAGAACCTGGCCGCGCGGTACCCCAGCTGCTGGGCGTTCGCCGTGGACGGCCTGGTCGGCGCGACTCCGGAGCTGTTGCTGCGCAAGACCGGCGAGACGGTCGAGTCCCGCGTGCTGGCGGGCACCGCGTGGCCGGGGTCCGGCGAGTCGGCGGAGTCGAGACTGGACTCGGCGAAGAACCGCAGTGAGCACGAGTTCGCGGTCCGCTCCCTCGCCGAGACGCTGCGGCCCTACTGCACGGAACTGGACGTTCCTCAGACGCCGAGCGTGCTGCGACTGCCGAACGTGGCCCATCTGGCCAGTGAGGTCAGCGGCAGGCTCGACCCCGCGAAGACGACCGGCCCCGGCGCCCTGCTGCGCCTCGGTCACGCCGTGCATCCGACGGCTGCGGTCGGCGGCACGCCGCGAACCGAGGCCGTCGCGCTCATCGCCGAGTTGGAGGCCATGGACCGAGGCCGGTACGCGGGCCCCGTCGGTTGGATCGACGCCCGGGGCGACGGCGAGCTGGGCATCGCACTGCGCTGCGCTGAGCTGCGCGGCTCACTCGTCCGTCTGTTCGCGGGCTGCGGCATCGTCTCCGATTCGGACCCCGACGCCGAGGTGCGCGAAGCCGCCGCGAAGATGCTCCCGATCCGCGACGCCCTCGAGTCGGCCTGA
- a CDS encoding L-cysteine desulfhydrase Cds1, with product MAIVDRCSAVSRAWVSEAVRIIEADANRSADTHLLRYPLPADWGIDLYLKDESTHPTGSLKHRLARSLFLYALCNGWITEGTALVEASSGSTAVSEAYFARLLGLPFIAVMPRSTSSQKIALIEREGGRCHFVDEPDAIYREARLLTAELGGHYLDQFTHAERATDWRGNNNIAESVFQQLALETHPEPSWVVVGAGTGGTSATIGRYIRYRRHATRLAVVDPEHSVFFDAWRTGDPGLVGSRGSLIEGIGRPRVEPSFVGQAVDRMIKVPDAASIATIRYVVEPLGRRVGGSTGTSLWGAFQLIAEMRAQGRTGSLVTLLCDGGERYAQTYFSDDWVSGQGLELAPHLEVLRRFHQTGEWTESASR from the coding sequence GTGGCCATCGTCGATCGTTGTAGCGCGGTGAGTCGGGCCTGGGTCAGCGAAGCGGTCCGCATCATCGAGGCGGATGCGAATCGCAGCGCCGACACGCATCTCCTTCGCTATCCGCTGCCCGCAGACTGGGGAATCGACCTCTATCTCAAGGACGAGTCGACGCATCCCACCGGCTCGCTCAAACATCGCCTCGCGCGATCCCTCTTCCTCTATGCGCTCTGCAACGGCTGGATCACCGAGGGAACCGCACTCGTCGAGGCCTCGTCCGGCTCGACCGCCGTGTCCGAGGCGTATTTCGCGCGGCTGCTGGGGCTGCCCTTCATCGCGGTGATGCCGAGATCGACGAGCAGCCAGAAGATCGCGCTGATCGAACGCGAAGGCGGTCGCTGCCATTTCGTCGACGAGCCCGACGCGATCTACCGCGAGGCTCGCCTACTCACCGCTGAGCTCGGCGGACACTATCTGGACCAGTTCACTCACGCGGAGCGGGCCACCGACTGGCGCGGCAACAACAACATCGCCGAGTCGGTCTTCCAACAGCTCGCCCTGGAGACGCACCCGGAGCCGTCGTGGGTCGTGGTCGGTGCGGGGACCGGCGGGACGAGCGCCACCATCGGCCGCTACATCCGCTATCGGCGGCATGCCACGCGGCTCGCCGTGGTCGACCCGGAGCACTCGGTCTTCTTCGACGCCTGGCGCACCGGCGATCCCGGACTCGTCGGCAGTCGTGGCTCGCTGATCGAGGGGATCGGCCGTCCGAGAGTGGAGCCCTCGTTCGTCGGACAGGCCGTCGATAGGATGATCAAGGTTCCGGACGCCGCCTCGATCGCCACGATCCGCTACGTCGTGGAGCCGCTGGGCAGGCGCGTCGGCGGTTCGACCGGAACCAGCCTGTGGGGCGCGTTCCAGCTCATCGCGGAGATGCGTGCCCAGGGACGCACCGGGAGCCTCGTCACGCTGTTGTGTGACGGCGGCGAGCGCTACGCCCAGACCTACTTCTCGGACGACTGGGTGAGCGGGCAGGGGCTGGAGCTGGCTCCGCATCTCGAGGTGTTGCGCCGGTTCCATCAGACCGGTGAATGGACCGAGTCCGCGTCGCGCTGA
- a CDS encoding inositol monophosphatase family protein, translating into MTETTAPTAPTADLDLLQTAAGLAHQAGRLAADQFHGDRRRATVTDEDGVTDVERAVEESIRARLAVEAPADGVLGRLGDGEPGRSGRRWVIDPLDGVPFFAGGIPLFTLLLTCEDSHGAVAGVIVMPMQQELLYAGRGRGTRLFAGPDLALERARPSRIARREGDPVTDRVLWPEDVGGVPYKTALLATGRADAVVIAAPPPARWWTPLPLIVREADGLIADAIGDASGRGTLLACARTRHDELRGELFDQ; encoded by the coding sequence GTGACCGAGACGACCGCCCCCACCGCGCCGACCGCCGACCTCGACCTGCTGCAGACCGCAGCCGGACTCGCCCACCAGGCAGGTCGACTGGCCGCGGACCAGTTTCACGGCGATCGAAGACGGGCCACGGTCACCGACGAGGACGGCGTGACCGACGTCGAGCGTGCCGTCGAAGAGTCGATTCGGGCGCGACTCGCCGTCGAGGCGCCCGCCGACGGCGTCCTCGGCAGGCTCGGCGACGGCGAGCCCGGCCGGAGCGGGCGGCGCTGGGTGATCGATCCGCTCGACGGCGTCCCGTTCTTCGCGGGCGGAATCCCGCTGTTCACGCTGCTGCTGACCTGTGAGGATTCTCACGGAGCCGTGGCCGGTGTCATCGTGATGCCCATGCAGCAGGAGCTGCTGTACGCGGGACGCGGGCGAGGCACCCGGCTGTTCGCCGGGCCCGATCTCGCGTTGGAGCGGGCCCGGCCGTCTCGGATCGCTCGGCGCGAGGGCGACCCGGTGACGGACCGGGTGCTGTGGCCGGAGGACGTGGGCGGCGTGCCGTACAAGACCGCGCTGCTGGCCACCGGGCGCGCGGACGCGGTGGTCATCGCCGCACCGCCCCCGGCGCGGTGGTGGACGCCGCTGCCGCTGATCGTGCGAGAGGCTGACGGGCTGATCGCCGATGCCATCGGCGATGCGTCCGGTCGGGGCACGCTGCTGGCCTGCGCGCGGACCAGGCACGACGAGCTGCGCGGCGAACTGTTCGACCAGTGA
- a CDS encoding DUF3592 domain-containing protein, with amino-acid sequence MLLGLGVLVTLMSVLLVSGARVSDARIEADLGETTAEVLSVSLPRTLIRYNTPEGAVHSPQTGVLYPAGLTERDLVRVEYDREEPDLVRVAGRDFGLTLLPVSIVLLSTWAVLLTAVWLVCRSRPAAEPAASRGTADRTDPPAD; translated from the coding sequence ATGCTGCTCGGCCTCGGGGTGCTCGTCACCCTCATGAGCGTGTTGCTCGTGTCCGGGGCGCGGGTCAGCGATGCCCGCATCGAGGCCGATCTCGGCGAGACCACGGCCGAAGTGCTCTCCGTCTCACTGCCGAGGACCCTGATCAGGTACAACACGCCAGAGGGCGCCGTGCACAGTCCACAGACCGGGGTGCTCTATCCGGCGGGGCTGACCGAGCGGGACCTGGTGCGCGTCGAATACGACCGGGAGGAGCCGGACCTGGTCCGGGTCGCGGGCCGGGACTTCGGCCTCACGCTGCTGCCCGTGTCCATCGTGCTGCTGTCGACCTGGGCGGTGCTGCTGACCGCCGTCTGGCTGGTGTGCCGCTCCCGGCCAGCGGCCGAGCCCGCTGCGTCACGGGGAACGGCGGACCGGACCGACCCGCCTGCGGACTAG
- the paaB gene encoding 1,2-phenylacetyl-CoA epoxidase subunit PaaB: MTEPTAGRDAGPPRAGWPLFEVFVRGKRGLNHVHVGSLHAPDAPMALRNARDLYTRRNEGVSIWVVPAASVTASSPDEKDAFFAPSGDKIYRHPTFYAIPDDVPHL; the protein is encoded by the coding sequence GTGACGGAGCCGACCGCCGGGCGGGACGCCGGACCGCCTCGGGCGGGCTGGCCGTTGTTCGAGGTCTTCGTCCGGGGCAAGCGCGGCCTCAACCACGTCCACGTCGGATCGCTGCACGCACCCGACGCCCCGATGGCTTTGCGTAACGCCCGCGACCTCTACACCCGGCGCAACGAGGGCGTCAGCATCTGGGTGGTCCCCGCCGCCTCGGTGACCGCGTCCAGCCCGGACGAGAAGGACGCGTTCTTCGCGCCCAGCGGCGACAAGATCTACCGCCACCCGACCTTCTACGCGATCCCCGACGACGTCCCGCACCTGTAG
- the paaC gene encoding 1,2-phenylacetyl-CoA epoxidase subunit PaaC: MSFDNAYEALADEHEDTRWAYGTGFDDALTRVDRALPPGVDPAELAQYCLMLGDDALILAQRLAEWCSRGPELEEDVAIANIALDLLGQARLLLTRAGEVQGAGRTEDTLAYHRHAPEFRNVVLVEIDCGPGPGGDFAATMVRLLVFATWRLACFQRLTASADPVLAAVAAKGVKELAYHRDHAAQWVVRLGDGTAESARRTGQGLERVRPWLGELFVSHPVEQGLASAGVAVDPESLREEVAEILRQVLHAADLDEWTPGVVAAAVPDPTGRQGRWGRHTPALTDLLAEMQYEARADPEAVW; this comes from the coding sequence GTGTCCTTCGACAACGCCTACGAGGCGCTGGCCGACGAGCACGAGGACACGCGCTGGGCCTACGGCACGGGGTTCGACGACGCGCTGACCAGGGTGGACCGTGCACTGCCGCCGGGCGTCGACCCGGCCGAACTGGCGCAGTACTGCCTGATGCTCGGGGATGACGCGTTGATCCTGGCGCAGCGGCTTGCCGAGTGGTGCTCCCGAGGTCCGGAGCTGGAGGAGGACGTCGCCATCGCCAACATCGCCCTGGACCTGCTCGGCCAGGCGCGTCTGCTGTTGACGAGGGCCGGTGAGGTCCAGGGCGCCGGGCGCACCGAGGACACGCTGGCCTACCACCGGCACGCACCGGAGTTCCGCAACGTCGTCCTCGTCGAGATCGACTGTGGTCCCGGCCCAGGCGGCGACTTCGCCGCGACGATGGTCCGGCTGCTGGTCTTCGCCACCTGGCGGCTGGCCTGCTTCCAGCGGTTGACGGCCTCGGCGGACCCGGTGCTCGCCGCCGTGGCGGCCAAGGGCGTCAAGGAGTTGGCCTACCACCGCGATCACGCCGCGCAGTGGGTGGTCCGACTCGGCGACGGGACGGCCGAGTCGGCCCGCCGGACCGGGCAGGGGCTGGAGCGGGTGCGGCCGTGGCTCGGGGAGCTGTTCGTCTCGCATCCCGTGGAGCAGGGCCTCGCCTCGGCCGGGGTCGCGGTGGACCCGGAGAGCCTGCGCGAGGAGGTGGCGGAGATCCTGCGACAGGTGTTGCACGCCGCCGACCTCGACGAATGGACGCCCGGTGTCGTCGCGGCCGCCGTGCCGGACCCGACCGGCAGACAGGGCCGATGGGGGAGGCACACCCCGGCGCTGACCGACCTGTTGGCCGAGATGCAGTACGAGGCCAGGGCCGACCCCGAGGCGGTGTGGTGA
- a CDS encoding 1,4-dihydroxy-2-naphthoate polyprenyltransferase, protein MATVAQWIEGARPRTLPNAVSPVLVGTGAAIGLGEFVWWMALGALGLAVALIVGVNYANDYSDGIRGTDTVRTGPLRLVGSGVANPKHVLLAAVISLGLAAAGGVALTVASAQWWLAPVGVVCVAAAWFYTGGKRPYGYAGFGEVAVFVFFGLVAVLGTVYLQAGRVSGIDIGAAVAVGAFSSAVLVANNLRDIETDAAAGKRTLAVLLGDRDTRNLYLALVTVPFLITTIAGFRNTWALLGFLAVPLVLPALRAVLGGATGKRLVGVLQETGLAMLLWSVATAVALALA, encoded by the coding sequence ATGGCGACAGTCGCACAGTGGATCGAGGGAGCCCGCCCGAGGACTCTGCCCAACGCCGTGTCCCCGGTGCTGGTGGGCACCGGGGCGGCCATCGGGCTCGGCGAGTTCGTGTGGTGGATGGCGCTCGGCGCGCTGGGCCTCGCCGTCGCGCTGATCGTCGGCGTCAACTACGCCAACGACTACTCCGACGGCATCCGAGGTACCGACACCGTGCGGACCGGGCCGCTGCGGCTGGTGGGCTCGGGCGTGGCGAACCCGAAGCATGTCCTGCTCGCCGCAGTGATCAGTCTCGGGCTGGCTGCGGCGGGCGGCGTGGCGCTGACCGTGGCGTCTGCGCAGTGGTGGCTGGCTCCGGTCGGCGTGGTCTGCGTCGCGGCGGCGTGGTTCTACACGGGCGGGAAACGGCCCTACGGCTACGCGGGCTTCGGCGAGGTCGCCGTGTTCGTCTTCTTCGGCCTGGTCGCCGTGCTGGGCACGGTCTACCTCCAGGCGGGCCGCGTCAGCGGCATCGACATCGGAGCCGCGGTGGCGGTCGGCGCGTTCTCCAGCGCCGTGCTCGTCGCCAACAACCTGCGGGACATCGAGACCGACGCGGCGGCGGGCAAGCGGACGCTGGCGGTGCTCTTAGGAGATCGCGATACCAGAAACCTCTATCTGGCGCTGGTGACCGTGCCGTTCCTCATCACCACCATCGCGGGCTTCCGCAACACCTGGGCGCTGCTCGGCTTCCTCGCCGTGCCCCTGGTGCTGCCCGCGCTGCGTGCGGTGCTGGGCGGCGCGACGGGGAAGCGGCTGGTCGGTGTGCTTCAAGAGACGGGGCTGGCGATGCTGCTCTGGTCCGTGGCGACCGCCGTCGCCCTCGCACTGGCCTGA
- the paaA gene encoding 1,2-phenylacetyl-CoA epoxidase subunit PaaA: MALARPVDESALEADFQHLVESESRIEPRDWMPDGYRATLIRQIAQHAHSEIIGMQPEGVWISRAPTLRRKAVLLAKVQDEAGHGLYLYAAAETLGAERAELTRSLIEGRQKYSSIFNYPTLTFADVGVIGWLVDGAAICNQVPLCRTSYGPYARAMIRICKEESFHQRQGYELLMTMMGGTTRQREAVQDAVNRWWWPSLMMFGPPEGSSPNTARSMAWRIKRHTNDELRQRFVDMTVPQADRLGVRLPDPELRWNPDREAHDFGTPDWDELYQVVRGDGPCNAERIAHRRRAHDEGAWVREAATAHAAKRAAGTARVDAAEAGT; encoded by the coding sequence GTGGCCCTAGCCCGACCCGTCGACGAGTCGGCCCTCGAAGCAGACTTCCAGCACCTGGTCGAGTCGGAGAGCCGGATCGAGCCACGCGACTGGATGCCCGACGGCTACCGGGCCACTCTGATCCGACAGATCGCGCAGCACGCGCACTCCGAGATCATCGGGATGCAGCCGGAGGGCGTCTGGATCTCGCGGGCGCCCACGCTGCGTCGTAAGGCCGTCCTGCTGGCGAAGGTCCAGGACGAGGCGGGCCACGGGCTGTACCTCTACGCCGCCGCCGAGACCCTCGGCGCCGAACGTGCGGAGTTGACCCGGAGCCTGATCGAGGGCAGGCAGAAGTACTCCTCGATCTTCAACTACCCCACGCTGACCTTCGCCGACGTCGGCGTCATCGGCTGGCTGGTGGACGGCGCGGCCATCTGCAACCAGGTGCCGCTGTGTCGCACCTCCTATGGCCCCTACGCGCGCGCGATGATCCGGATCTGCAAGGAGGAGTCCTTCCATCAGCGGCAGGGCTACGAACTGTTGATGACCATGATGGGCGGTACGACGCGTCAGCGAGAGGCCGTGCAGGACGCGGTGAACCGCTGGTGGTGGCCGTCGTTGATGATGTTCGGCCCACCAGAGGGCTCCTCGCCCAACACCGCGCGCTCGATGGCCTGGCGGATCAAGCGCCATACCAACGACGAGCTTCGCCAGCGGTTCGTCGACATGACGGTCCCGCAGGCCGACCGGCTCGGGGTGCGGCTGCCCGATCCCGAACTGCGCTGGAACCCCGACCGCGAGGCGCACGACTTCGGCACGCCGGACTGGGACGAGCTGTACCAGGTGGTGCGCGGCGACGGACCGTGCAATGCGGAGCGGATCGCCCATCGCAGGCGGGCACACGATGAGGGCGCCTGGGTGCGCGAGGCGGCCACCGCGCACGCGGCCAAGCGCGCGGCGGGCACCGCGCGGGTCGACGCGGCGGAGGCCGGGACGTGA
- the menD gene encoding 2-succinyl-5-enolpyruvyl-6-hydroxy-3-cyclohexene-1-carboxylic-acid synthase, which yields MNPSTAQARVIVDELIRHGLRTAVLCPGSRNAPFSLALAEAAGAGRLELHVRVDERGAGFLALGAAKATGRASAVFCTSGTAAANLHPAVAEADRACVSLLVVTADRPAELRAAGANQVIDQHRLYGSAARLFAELGVAENRPGQQAYWRSQVSRAWHAAAGAAGPAGPAQLNVPLREPLLPVGDGQWCEPLEGRVDGGGWTRRVRSAASAPLRPATARGLVLLAEPDGTVDVASIAAWAQRNGWPLLAETGGVGVPGATTLPAGMHLLADQAFLADHRPEQVVCVGRPTVFRQVQALLADRDVDVLLLCASEAVAPANDVLAVGDGIVDSIVPADPGWLAAWQRADRAAAGAVAALQAEQTTSTALRYATELVDALPAGALLVVGSSNPARDVALSARARPDLRVLRNRGAAGIDGTVSTSVGAALALSARAACPAVAELADATGAAVGDQPGPVADPADDTAPAAVPACYALLGDLTFLHDVNGLLVGAAERRPDLTIVVVNDDGGGIFELLEQGAPEHRESFERVFATPHGVALAPLCAAYGVEHTLVESPAHLRDALRPRPGLRVVEVRTDRSVLRTLHAALRACVTSALRAAD from the coding sequence GTGAACCCATCCACCGCCCAGGCGCGGGTGATCGTCGACGAGCTGATCCGGCACGGGCTGCGCACTGCGGTCCTGTGCCCCGGCTCCCGCAACGCCCCGTTCTCCCTGGCGTTGGCGGAGGCGGCCGGGGCAGGCCGGCTGGAACTCCACGTCCGGGTCGACGAGCGGGGCGCGGGGTTCCTGGCCCTCGGCGCGGCGAAGGCGACGGGTCGGGCCTCGGCGGTGTTCTGCACCTCGGGCACTGCGGCGGCGAACCTGCACCCTGCCGTCGCCGAGGCCGATCGGGCGTGCGTGAGTCTGTTGGTGGTCACCGCCGACCGGCCCGCCGAGCTGCGGGCGGCAGGCGCCAACCAGGTGATCGACCAGCATCGGCTCTACGGCTCGGCCGCGCGTCTGTTCGCCGAGTTGGGCGTGGCGGAGAACCGGCCGGGACAGCAGGCCTACTGGCGCAGCCAGGTCAGCCGGGCCTGGCATGCCGCAGCCGGGGCCGCCGGGCCTGCGGGACCGGCGCAGCTCAACGTCCCGTTGCGCGAGCCGCTGCTGCCCGTCGGCGACGGGCAGTGGTGCGAGCCGCTGGAGGGTCGTGTCGACGGCGGTGGCTGGACCAGGCGGGTTCGTTCGGCGGCGAGTGCGCCCCTGCGGCCCGCGACCGCGCGCGGTCTCGTGCTGCTCGCCGAACCCGACGGCACCGTCGACGTCGCGTCGATCGCGGCCTGGGCGCAGCGCAACGGCTGGCCGTTGCTCGCCGAGACGGGCGGCGTCGGAGTGCCGGGCGCGACGACCCTGCCCGCCGGGATGCACCTGCTGGCTGACCAGGCCTTCCTCGCCGACCATCGGCCGGAGCAGGTCGTGTGCGTCGGCAGGCCGACGGTCTTCCGGCAGGTACAGGCCCTGCTGGCAGACCGGGACGTCGACGTGCTGCTGCTCTGCGCATCCGAGGCGGTGGCGCCCGCCAACGACGTCCTGGCCGTCGGCGACGGCATCGTCGACTCGATCGTTCCCGCCGATCCCGGCTGGCTGGCCGCTTGGCAGCGAGCTGACCGCGCCGCAGCCGGTGCGGTGGCCGCGCTGCAGGCGGAGCAGACGACGTCGACCGCGCTGCGGTACGCGACGGAGCTGGTCGACGCGCTGCCTGCGGGGGCCCTGCTGGTGGTGGGATCCTCGAATCCCGCCAGGGACGTCGCGCTGAGCGCTCGAGCCCGCCCTGACCTGCGGGTGCTGCGCAACAGGGGTGCGGCCGGGATCGACGGCACCGTCTCGACCTCGGTCGGCGCCGCCCTGGCCTTGTCCGCCCGCGCTGCCTGCCCTGCGGTCGCGGAACTCGCCGACGCCACCGGCGCGGCCGTCGGAGACCAGCCCGGCCCCGTCGCCGATCCGGCCGACGACACCGCCCCGGCTGCCGTGCCCGCCTGCTACGCCCTGCTCGGCGACCTGACGTTCCTGCACGACGTCAACGGCTTGCTCGTCGGCGCGGCGGAACGGCGTCCCGACCTGACCATCGTGGTCGTCAACGACGACGGCGGCGGCATCTTCGAGCTGCTCGAACAGGGAGCTCCCGAGCATCGGGAGTCCTTCGAGCGAGTGTTCGCCACGCCGCACGGTGTGGCGCTCGCCCCGCTGTGCGCGGCGTACGGCGTCGAGCACACCCTCGTCGAGTCGCCCGCGCACCTCCGCGATGCACTCCGACCGCGACCGGGCCTGCGGGTCGTCGAGGTGCGCACTGATCGCTCCGTCCTGCGCACACTGCACGCCGCACTGCGCGCCTGCGTCACCTCGGCACTGCGAGCCGCAGACTGA